The Bifidobacterium asteroides genomic interval GACTGAATCCACGAATGTGGGCCTGCGCTCCGTGGTAGACCGCGGTGACCTTCTGCGCAAGATACATTTTCCTAACTATATCGTGGTAGTTTCAGCCACGATTGGGGCTATGATTTCCTATGCCATAAACCTTGTTGTGGTTCTTGTCTTTGCTCTTTTCAGCAGGGTTCACTTCACTTGGCGAATCATCTTCCTGCCGATCAATGTGGCTGAGCTCTACGTGGTCACTCTGGCCATGACGTTGATCATGGCAACCATGTATGTTTACTACCGCGATATCGCCCACATTTGGGAAGTGCTTCAGCAGCTGATTTTCTATGCTATGCCCATTATCTACCCCCTGAAGTACGTGACTGATCGTGGGGGCAGGCTGGCCTTTCTGGCTCGGTTGGAGTTGATTAACCCCATAGCCCAATCCATTCAGGACATCCGCCACAACTTCATTGCGCCGGAGACTCAGCCTACTATATGGAACCAGTTTCACAGCTTTTGGATTATGATGATTCCCTTGGTGATTACCCTAGGTCTGCTTTGGTTTAGTATCTGGCTGTTCCGCCGTAACAGTCGCAAATTCGCGGAGGTCATGTGATGTCTAGCGATGATCAAACCTACGAAGAAGTCCTGCAACGTTATCAGCAGGCACCAGTGGTTCTTTCCGTTGATCATGTTTCCAAGTACTTTAAGCTCCCCACAGAGCAGGCCACTGGTCTCAAACAGGCATTCATTAACTGGACCAAGGGCATCAAAGGCTATAAGAAGCAGCAGGTTCTTCAGGACATCAGCTTTGAGGTTCATCAGGGGGAGTTCTTCGGCATTGTCGGGCGTAACGGTGGCGGCAAATCCACTCTACTCAAGCTGATTTCGCAGATTTATTGCCCCGAGCACGGTTCCATCCACGTGGTCGGCAAGCTGGTCCCCTTCATCGAGCTGGGTGTAGGGTTTAACCCGGAACTGACTGGCCGTGAGAACGTCTACCTGAACGGAGCCCTGCTCGGGTTCACCAGAGATCAAGTGGATGCCATGTACGATGACATCGTTGAGTTCGCTGAACTTGATGACTTCATGGACCAGAAACTTAAGAACTATTCCTCTGGCATGCAGGTCCGCTTGGCTTTTTCCGTGGCCATCAAGGCCCAGGGGGATATCCTGGTTCTGGATGAGGTCCTGGCTGTGGGGGATGAGGCTTTCCAGCGCAAGTGCGATGATTATTTCACTGAAATCAAGAAAGACCCTACAAAAACTGTCATCCTCGTCACTCATGATATGGGTTCAGTCAAGAAATACTGTACCCGAGCCATGATGATCGCCGACGGGCGGGTGGAAGCACTAGGAGATCCAGAGACCGTTTCTCATAAGTACACCTTGGCTAATTTGGAAGCTGAGCGTACAGCGGAGCACGAGATGCAGATTCAGCGTGGGGGCTACGCCAACGGGTTGAACGATCGCTGTCCTATTCTGAGGACCATTCCAGTTTCCCCGCAGGTGAGTGACGGTACTGGCGTTTTCAAGTTCGATGTCGAGTACCAGTACGACCAGCCAGGTGATTTCTATCTAGCTGTAGCTCTGCACGATATCAGGCGGGGAGGCATTACCTATGATACAGGCCCAAAAACCATGCGTATGCGCCGCCACGGCCACCAGATTGTTCACTTCGAGCTTCCGCTGAACGTTTTTAACAATGGTGAGTTCCGTTTGATTACGTCTTTGCGCACTCCCAATCCCAACGATCCTCATGGGACGGACGCTGTGGGGGTGGCGCTGGACGAGAACGCCTGTGACTTTGTTATACGAAATAAGCGGAATGGAGAGTATGCTCTCCTCAGCGATCGGGCACTGACCATAGCTGCCCTGGACCCTGACCAGGTGGACGAAGTGGATGGGTGATTCCCGTCTTCGTGCTCGGGATAGGATGATTTTGAGACGATTCGGCGGCTGTGCCGCGGGAAGGTATTTGACCCATGAAGGTTCAAGAGATGGCAGACACAGGTTTTGAAAGTGTGGTCCGGGTGGTCTTTCCCGAGCGTGACCAGGAACAGGTGCTTCCTTTGTATGCCATTGACTGGTCACCTTCGCACCTGTCGAATACGGTTATGGATCCACGGACGGATGTGAAGCGCATCAGGCTGAATGCTATGAATCAGTCTGAATATCAACGGCTGGTGGGCCAGGCTCTAACGCGGACCGGCGCAGGCGTGACCACCAATGACTTCGACCTTCTCTCCAGGCGATCTCTGCGTATCCACGCCGGTGGGCGGATCTCACTCTGCACTTTCTTCAACGCCTTCCCAGCCGGTTACTGGCGTCGTTGGACCAGAGTCGATACCGTCAGGCTGACCCTGATGGTTTGGGGCCGCGGTGAGGTCCGAGTCATGAAATCCAATGGTCGGGGTATCTTCACCTGTGCCGGTTCTGTCCGGATCGAGCAGGATGGACAGACGGAACAGGGAGAACACATTGCCCTGGACATACCTATGACTGGTCTGGTTGACGGCGGTTACTGCTGGCTGGAAGCACAAGCCAGCAAGGGTGATACCTTGACTATCAAGGATGCGGACTGGCAAGTACCCATTCGTGCCAGGACCGCATCCCACCAGACCAGTGTATCCGTCGCTATTACTACCTTTAACCGCGCCCCCTATTGCTTGCGGCAGCTGCAGGACCTCGCTGCTGCTACTGAGCTCCGTAGCCGATTGGATACTATATACTGCACTGACCAAGGTAATGAATTCGTCAATGACCAAGAAGGGTACGGAGCCGTGGCACAGTCTCTGGGTGACCAGCTGACTTATATGCGCCAACGGAATCTGGGAGGGTCAGGCGGATTTTCGAGGGGCATGTATGAGACGCTCAAAGCCGGTCGGTCCGACTACGTCCTCCTCCTGGATGACGATGCCATTAGTGAGCCGGAGTCTATCCTTCGTGCAGTTCAGTTCGCCGACTATGCATGCAAGCCCATGCTGGTCGGTGGAGGCATGTTCCACCTAGACAACCGGACCGTCCTCTACACTCAGGGGGAGCGGCTGAACTGGAAACGTATGTGGATGGAGCCTTCTCAAGGGCTGGGTTACAACCATGATTTCGCCTTGGAGCCTCTTCGTGATTGCCCTGAACGCCATCAGCGTATTGACGAGGACTTCAATGGGTGGTGGATGTGCCTGATACCAATCAGTGTCATCAGGGAAATTGGTCTCTCCCTACCGGTCTTCATTAAATTTGACGATGTTGAGTATTGTCTTCGGGCACAGCATGCCGGCTATCCCACGGTCTGTCTTCCGGGAGTTGCGGTCTGGCATCAAGCTTGGCATGAGAAGGATCCGGCGCGTACTTGGGAGGAGTACTACACGGAGCGCAACCGGTGGTTGGCCGCCCTTCTCTTAGAACCTGAGTTCCCTGTATCTCGAATCATGACGGAAACCTTGTATGGGGATGCTAGTCTGGGGCTGCGCTTTACCTATTCAGCTATGGCTCTGCGCAACTTGGCGCTTCAGGATCTTTTGAGAGGGCCACAGTATATCGTTGAGACTTTCCCCACCAAGCTAGACCAGGTACGCCGCCTCAGGGCGGGCTTCACTGATGCGCAGACTACCAAGGATCTCTGGTCTCTACCGGCTCCTGATCATGAGACCATACCCCCGCGTAAACGGCCACAGAGTAGGGAACATCGGATGTTGGTGGCGTTAAAGCTCCTTGCCAAGTCCGTGTTGACTGACCGTGACGCCACAAGAGACCAGCAGCCTGACACTTCCATAGCAGCTCAGGACGCAGCTTGGACCTGGGTGGCTTTCGATGGCATAGATTCGGCCTTAGTCACTTCGCCAGATGGCGATTCGGTAGCCTGGCTTAAACGGGACAACAGCGAATTCCGTCGTCTCATGGGTCAGGGTTGCCGTTTAGCTTTGACTATCAGGAAGCACTGGAAAGAAATTTCGGCCCAATATCGTGATTACGGCCTGGCCTCTCTTGATACTTGGCAGCGAATTTTCGCCAATAGCGGCATGAAGGTGATTCCCTATTCTTCCGAGAGAGATGGAAAACCCGGGTCCAAGATAGGTAGCGAATGACCACCATGGTCGGCATAGGGAGTGATCAGACTTGCCCCTGCAACCTCATGGTTACTGGCGGGGCGGGATTCATTGGGAGCAACTTCGTGCGTTGGGTCGGCCAGCACCATCCCAACACAAGGATTGTGGTCTTTGACGCCCTTACTTATGCGGCCATTCCTGGTAGCCTTCCCGATACGGGTCCAAATGGCCCTTTTCTGGTCAAGGGCGATATCTGCGATCCTGGAGCCGTAGAGAGGGCTATCAGCGAATACGGAATCGATACCGTCGTTCACTTTGCAGCCGAGTCCCATAACGACAACGCCATTCAATCTCCCGATCCCTTCATCAAAACCAACATCCAGGGCACCTATATCCTTCTTCAAGCTGTTCGTCGACATGATTTGCGCTTTCACCATATTTCTACGGATGAAGTCTATGGCGATTTAGATTTTGGTGATTCCAGGCGTTTTGACGAATCAAGTCCTTACAGGCCTTCCAATCCATACTCGGCTAGCAAAGCAGCTTCGGACCATCTAGTCAGGGCCTGGTGGCGTACCTATGGGACTCGGGTGACTATCTCCAACTGTTCTAATAACTATGGACCGCGCCAGCATGTGGAGAAGTTCATTCCCCGTCAGATCACCAATATTCTCGCAGGGATTCGTCCCCGCCTCTATGGCGAAGGGCGGGAGTCCCGTGATTGGATTCACGTTCAGGACAACTGTGAAGCTATTTGGACCGTTCTGACCCGGGGGATATTGGGATCCACCTATCTGATAAGTGCGGATAACGAATACAGCAATCGGGAGGTTCTAGCCATGATCCTAGAGGAGATGGGACAGGAACCTGATGCCTTCGACAGAGTACCTAACAGGCCGGGGGTGGATCGGCGCTATGCCTTGGATTCCAGCCGAATCCAGTCGGAATTGGGTTGGAGGCCTCGACACCATGATTTTCGGCACGGGCTCAGGGATACGATCGATTGGTACGCCTCGCATCAGGATTGGTGGAGGCTCGCCAAAGAAGAAACTGAGCGTCGTTACAAGATCCAGGGGCACTGAGTGTAGCTTGCTGCTTTGTTTCTGAGACAAGGTCGGGACTAGTGTATATTCTTAATAAGTTACTGGGTGGCTGTCCTGACTTTGGACAGCCAGATCTGGTAATCTGCTACACCCTCCTGTCACGGAAGGTCCGTGACCTGTAAGTCCAAAGGAGGTGGGTGATGTCTGCGCACAAGTATGAATTGATGTTCATTGCCGATCCGGCCATGGATGAGCGCTCGCTGAAGAAGCTGACCGACCAGTATCTCGAGGTGGTCACCAAGGAAGGCGGCTCCGTCGACAACATCGACGTCTGGGGCCGTCGCAAGCTGGCCTATGAGATCGACAAGCACAAGGAAGGCAACTACGTGGTGGTCGAATACACCTGCGAGCCTTCCGCCAGCGCTGAGCTCGATCGTGTGCTCAACCTGAACGAGTCCGTCATCCGCACCAAGATCCTTCGCAAGGATGACAAGTAAGCAAACAGCAAAAGGACATCGAAGCGTCGGCTGACATCCAGTTCTCGCGTCGAAGGTCCAAGGGTGCGGGATTCGCCCCAGTAGGCCCATTCCCAAGTCCTCACTCCGAGGAAAGGTCGTGACATGGCGGGAGATACATACATCACCGTGGTGGGTAATCTCACTGCGGATCCGGAGGTGCGTACGACCTCCAACGGAGGCACGGTGGCCAATCTGACCATCGCGTCCACGCCCAGGCAGTTCAACAGGAACTCGGGGCAGTGGGAGGACGGCGACTCGCTCTTCATGCGTTGCTCGGCTTGGGATTCTACATACAGTCCCATGGCCTCCAACATTCAGGCCAGCCTGACCAAGGGCATGAGGGTAATAGCCCAGGGTCGTCTGGTGCAGCGCTCCTATCAGGATCGCGAGGGCAACAACCGCACGGTTGTGGAGCTGCGTCTGGACGAGATCGGACCTGCACTGACACGGAACACCGCTCAGGTCACCAGGAACGCCAACACCGGTGGCGGAGGATCTCGTGGCGGTTTCGCCGGCTCCAGCAACGGCGGCTACCAGGGTGGGGCATCCTACCAGGGCGGCACCGGCGCGGCATCGGCCCCTATGGGTCGTCAGCAGCCAGCGCAGAGCCAGCAGGCCCCGGCCCAGGATCCTTGGTCATCGACCGGATCTGGCGATTCCTTCGGATCCTTTGGGTCCACCGGCGAGTTCGGTGGTTCTGGAGACGATCCCGAGTTCTGAAGTTTCATAGCGTCATCATTCATTTAAGGAGTACCAATGTCACGTAAAAGGCCGCAACCGCCGGTCAAGCCCTTCAAGAAAAAGCCGAATCCTCTGAGGGCTGCCAAGATTCATACCATCGATTACAAGGACGTGGCTCTGCTGCGCAAGTTCATCTCGGACCGGGGCAAGATCCGTTCCCGCCGCATCACCGGCGTCACCGTCCAGGAGCAGCGCGAGATCTCCAAGGCTATCAAGAACGCCCGCGAGATGGCCCTGCTGCCCTACGCCACCAACGGTCGCTGAGGGAGGTCAGGATTATGGCAAAGGAAACCAAGGTTATTCTGACCGATACCGTGACCGATCTGGGTCATAAGGGCGACGTTGTCGGGGTCAAGCCTGGCTATGCGCGCAACTTCCTGATCCCCCAGGGACTGGCTTTCGCCTGGTCCAAGGGCGCTGCTGCACAGATCGAATCCCTGCAGAGGGCACGTCGTGCCAAGTCCATGGCCACCCGCGAGGATGCCGTGGCAGCCAAGACCGCCATCGATGGCCAGACCGTCGAGATCGCAGCCAAGGTGTCTGATTCGGGTAAGCTCTTCGGCGGCATCTCCAATGATGCCATCGCTCAGGCTCTTCGCCCCTTGGCCGATGTGGATCCCCGCTCCATCTCCGTGGAGACCATCAAGACCACCGGAGAGTTCCCGGCCACCGTGGCCCTGCACCCCGAGATCTCGGCCGCTTTCACGGTCAAGGTCGTCGCAGAGTAGTAAATCTGACCTATCCCATAACGATCCTTTTTGAAATAGGGATCTGGGCTTAAGCAGGAGGCCTTCCCGCAGCAGGTATATGCGCGGGAAGGCCTCCTTATGCGTTACAGGGGATTACTCGCCTAGAAATTGCCGCCATTCCAGCCCCAGTCAGTGGTGGCCGTATAGCGGATGTAGGTGCGGTTCTTGGGGATGGACAGCTCAGATTCCAGCGTGTCCATGATGGTCTTGGTCAGGCTTTCCCAGGCGGACTTTGGTACGTCGCTGCCGAAGACGTTGACCTCGACATAGGCTGCAGGCTTGCTGTCGTCACCGCCGAAATAGATGGGCATGTCCGACTCGAAGGGGCACATGAGCCAGCCCTCGGACTTGCCGGGGACAGCGGTGATGGCCTTGCCGTAGGCGGTCTTGATCCGTTCGCGCTGTTCGGCGGTGATGGGCGTGCTTACATGGGTATGGATAACGGGCATGGTGCTTCCTTTCCGGTTCGTCCGGCGTGACCAATCAGGATGACTCGGTCCGCTTGGCGGATGGACGACTATTCCCGTCCCATAGTAGCCTTGACCGGGCAGGCTGGCTCAGCGCCAGCCGAAGGGCCGATGACGCAGGGACCAGGCCCCCAGACGGTGGGCCACCGAACGCGGGTCGACCGGTTTGCCGGGGGCGGGAGCATCCAGCAGCCACTTGCGGATCAGGAAGTTCCAGATGGCCACCACCACGGTGGCTGTGATCTTGGCGATGTTGGCGTAGAGCAGGTAACGGGCGTGCATGGTGGTGATGGCGTCCGGCGGCAGCATGGCAGTGCCCATCCACAGGATCACCTCATTGATCCCCAGGCCGATTACCGAGGAGACCAGAAAGACCGCCATCTCCATCCACCGGGCCATGTCCTCCCTATGCTTGAAGACGTAGCGCATGCTGGCCAGATAGTTGAAGACCAGGGAGATCGGGAAGGAAATGGCCCCAGCCAGGACATTGTTCAGGTGTGGCCCCATGATCAGCAGGTTCATGATGCCGATGTCGATCAGAAAGGCGATGACGCCCACGATGCCGAACTTGAGCAGCTGTCCGATTAATCTACGCACGATAGCCCATTCAATCATTCCTGCTGTGCTCGCGGGGTAGCGGGAGCCGCTTGTGCGCAAAAGCCTTACGTTGCGCCCTCAGGCGGGCAGCTCGGTCAGAATGGGTTCCTCGGTGCTGTTGCGGATTTGACGGAACCCTACAAAGGCGATGGCCAGCGAGGTCAGAGCCAGAGTAGTGACCACCCCGAACCCGCCTTGGGATCCGTAACGGTCGATGAACTGCCCGGCCACAGCCGAACCCGCCGAGGACCCGATCGAATTCATGGCGCTCAGCCAAGCCATGCCCTCGGTGAAGCGGATGGGCGGCACCAGGTGGAGCATGAGCTGGTTGCCGTTGATCCAGGTGGGTGCCTGGCAGACGCCGATGATCAGGTAGATGATCATGATGGTCCACAGATTCCTGGCGAACATGAAGGTTCCGATGCCCAGGTTGACCACCAGCAGGCAGAAGTAGAAACGCTTCCAGAGGGGGATGGTCCAGTTCTTGGCCCCGTAAAGCAGGGCACCGACCAGGGAGCTGAAGGAGAAGCAGGCGAAGACGAATCCGGTCATCTGCTTCATCCCCTGTTCGGTGGCGAAGGCGATGATGGAGATGGATGCGGCGCTCTGGAAGGCTCCCAGGCCGAACCAGGTGGCGCAGACGGCGATCATGCCGGCGCTCCAGAAGGCGCCACTACGGCCGTTTCCGCCCTCCTGGTCCCGCAGGCGCGCCACTTGCTGAGCCTGGCGCTCCCGGTACTCTTTGCGGGTGATGCCCTGGGCGCGGGACATGTCCGTCTGCGAGGGCGGCTCGGTCTCTCGGCAGGATAGGAACATAAAGGCCCCGACCAGCACACAGATCCCGGTAAAGAAGAAGGCCAATACGCCTGAAATGACCGCCAGGATGGAGGCTAGAGGATTGCCGATCACCCACATGGCCTCGTCGAAGACCCCTGACAGGGACAGGGCCTGATTAGTGGCTCGGTGGTCGCCGCGCAGCAGATGCGTCCACCGGCTACGGCTCATGGCTCCCCAGGGTGGAATGGCCGCCATGAACGGGGTGACCAGGTAGAGCACCCAGGTGGGGGCGTGGGCGGTGATGGCTGTGATCAGGACCGTGGCGGCCACGATCCAGACCAGAACGGTGGGAATGGAGACCTGTCGCTGGCCGAACTTGTCGACCATCTTGCCCAGCATGGGGCTGACTAGGGCCAGTGCCACGGCTTGGATGGCGGTCAGGGCTCCGGCCAAGGAGTAGCTGCCGTAGTAGTGCTGCACCGAGATGGTGATGGTCATGCCCACCATGGGGAAGGGCATGGAGGCGATAACCGACCCCACTGCGAACCGTGCCGTGTGAGGCAGTCGCAGGAGCGCCGAGTATCCCCCGAAGACCCTGTGACCGGCTTCGACCAGGGCCGCTTTCAATTGCCGTGGCATGGGTTGTTCACCTCGCATTCCTTGAGTGTTTTTGCAGTCCCGAAGCATGTTTTCTCCAGAACCTTCCAGATGCATGAAAGGGATGTGGGGCTGTTGGGGGACTGCTACAGTGGTAACCATATCGGCGCCTGATGGGTGCCATTGGGATACTGATAATTCTACCCCCCGCCATGGTCTCTTATCGGGTCTGCCGGGGAGCTTGGGAGGTGGGTCGTGCCTGCGACGACCATTCATTTCGTCCGTCATGGCCAGGTTGATAATCCCGATCATATTCTCTATGAGCGATTGCCGGGATTCCATTTGTCCGCCAGAGGCAGGGCTATGGTCGAAGCGACGGCCCGCTTTATGGCCGAGGCTCCTGGCATGCGCGATCTGGAAGCCGTTTACTCATCTCCGCTGGACAGGACCAGGGAGACCACAGCCATCCTGCTTGAGCAGATCAACCCAGCTCGTGTCCAGCACGGTTTGAAACCATTGGAGCCTGTCTATGACCGTCGTCTGATCGAGGCCGGCAACGAATTCCGCGGCAAGCGTATCGGACGCGGGCAGGGGGCCCTCTGGCGGCCCTCCAACCTGCGGCTGATCCTGGACCTGCGCCGACCCAGCTGGGGGGAGTCCTATCGGCAGATCGCCCGGCGAGTGGGGGATTTCGTCCGGCAGGTGGTCCGTAGCCATCCTGATGCGCAGATCATGGCTGTCTCGCATGAGTCGCCCATCTGGTCCTACCGTCATCTTTTGGAGACCGGTCACCCCGAGCACAATATGTTCCTTCGAGCCACCGCCCTGGCATCGGTGACCTCCATCACCCTGGATTGTGACACCGGCAAAGTGCTGGGAATCACCTACGCGGACCCGGCGGCAGGCGTGTGAAGACCGCTTGCACGGCCTAGGATGGCTGAGGATACTGTCGTGGATGACTGTCCGAGAACCCGATGAAGGAGCGTGATGATCATGGTGGATGTAGAGGGAAGCCTGGAGGCCATAGCCGGGCGGCCCGCCGTGGCCCAGGCGGCTGAACAGGGGGCCAGGCTGGTAGACCTTTGGCCCTTGACGAATGCCGAGCATCTGGCCAACGACGCCAAGTATGCGGAGGACCTGCAGGTGCGCATCAGCATGGTGTTGGCGCAGTTGATGACGGGAGAGGATGTGACCATCCCCGACGCTGAATACGTCTATGAGGGCGCTGAGGACATTCCTGGTCGTCCCCAGGATCTGGTGGATGCCCTCATGGCGGCCAACGATGCCATCGAGGCTGCTGCACAGGCGCAGGAAGACCGGTCCAAGATGCTTGCGGATTTGGCTGAAACCTTGGGCAGCGGCTGGGACCAGGTTCGGCAGCAGGATGTAGCCGCCGGCGTGGCCAAGGCCGAGCAGTCCTTGAATGACCAGAGCACATCCCCCAAATCTCTGCAGGACAAGGAGGGGGTGGCCCGGGCCCTGGCCACCAGCCTGGCGATTTGTCGTGATCTGCTCCGGCGTGCAGGCGCTGACCCCGATCACGCAGCGGCCGCTGCGCCGATACTGGTCTATGTCAATGAGCTCAACGAGCGGCTGGGCATTCCGCGGGCTTTCCTGTCCGGCGAGGATGTCGTCCAGGCGCTGGGATTATTGGATGATCCGGAGGCTTTCGCGGACCTGCTGGCTCCTCTGGCAGGTGCCGAGTGGGTCCATCATCGTCAGGAGGTGCTCTGGGACCCCGAGGAGGCCAAGCGCAAGGCCAAGGAAGATGACGAGCGCAAGAGCCGCGAGGCCCTGCAGGCCAAGTTCGCCCATGTGCCCGAGGATCCCAACAAGCCTCCTGTGGAGCTCTGAGACCTTCTGCCCTTCGCCTTGCTATCGTCCAAGGCGAAGGGCTGGCTGGACTCAGCGATCGAAACGGGCTCCTCGTGGATCGCTGGGTCGGGCCAGCAGAATGATCCCGGCGACGGTTCCGGCGATCATGATCAATGCGCCCAAGCCAAGCAGGGAGAGCGAAGATCCCGGATGCCCGTCAATAATAGCCACGATGGCGAAGACCAGAGGGATGGCGCCCACCAGCTCGCTTGCAAAGGGCAGGAGTATCCAGTAGCCGGACATGTTGGTGTCGTGAAGCCGCCGTATGCCTACAGCCAGATTGGGTATGAAAAGTCCAAGGGTGACCAGGAGGGACAGAATCCGTCCCACAAAGATGGATCCTGAGGTGATGATCGAGATCGCAAGGTCGATGAGAAAGATCATCAGAACAACCCACCAGAATTCCCCGCGGGAGGCCCTCCCGGAGAAGACGGAATATTTGACGAAGAAACGCTTGCAAGCGTTTACGAAGTCAATGCCGTACCAGGGTGCGTTCAGTGGCGGCTCGCCGTTGAATCCGGCATCCGCATAGGGGTAGGCCGGATACTGCGGGACCTGGGGGCCGGGCTGGTAGCTGGCCTGTGGCCAACCCGCGGGCGATTGATAAGGGTTGCCCGGCGCATAGCCAGTCGGAGGGGTTGCGCCATTGGGCTGACCGTTGGCCTGGCCGGGATTCGGACCTTGACCATAGGGTGCCTGCTGCTGCCCGTAGTACTGCTGACCATAGGGCTGTTGCTGGTTGTAGCCTGGCTGTTGACCCTGCGGCTGTTGACCGTATGGCTGCCCTTGGTACGGCTGTTCCCGACGGTAATCGTCGGCAGGTCTTTGGGCTTCGCTGATCGGATGGTACACGTCGCTCTGATCCGAAGCTGCCGGCGCATGGCCGGA includes:
- a CDS encoding DUF805 domain-containing protein; protein product: MSHPDDTNNGNQTPNDQGSANGLPQNDHADGTGSGPVAYLNQPQPGQSGHAPAASDQSDVYHPISEAQRPADDYRREQPYQGQPYGQQPQGQQPGYNQQQPYGQQYYGQQQAPYGQGPNPGQANGQPNGATPPTGYAPGNPYQSPAGWPQASYQPGPQVPQYPAYPYADAGFNGEPPLNAPWYGIDFVNACKRFFVKYSVFSGRASRGEFWWVVLMIFLIDLAISIITSGSIFVGRILSLLVTLGLFIPNLAVGIRRLHDTNMSGYWILLPFASELVGAIPLVFAIVAIIDGHPGSSLSLLGLGALIMIAGTVAGIILLARPSDPRGARFDR
- a CDS encoding histidine phosphatase family protein, which encodes MPATTIHFVRHGQVDNPDHILYERLPGFHLSARGRAMVEATARFMAEAPGMRDLEAVYSSPLDRTRETTAILLEQINPARVQHGLKPLEPVYDRRLIEAGNEFRGKRIGRGQGALWRPSNLRLILDLRRPSWGESYRQIARRVGDFVRQVVRSHPDAQIMAVSHESPIWSYRHLLETGHPEHNMFLRATALASVTSITLDCDTGKVLGITYADPAAGV